CTTTGATAAATAACTCGTTAGGTGTATTCAGCAAGTTTCCAGCTTTAATAAAAACACTGATGTTATTCTTGAATTTCTTCTCTACAGAAGCATCCATTTGGATGAATCCTTTTTGCCATAAATCATTGTCCACAAACTGAGAGATCGTATTGATTCTTTCACCTGTATAAGATCCTGCCAGTTGCGCATCCCAGCCATGTTTACTGTCTTTATAAATCAAAGATAGATTTCCGGTATGTGCAGACTGACCGAACAAAGGCCTGCTTTGCTCTACATTAATTAATTTAAGATCACCACTTTCAGTTCTGATCCTGCTGCTTTTATCGGTAGTGATTCTGGAATGTGTATAAGTGTAATTAGCTTTAATCCCTATTTTATTGAAGAACTTGATATAATCTACTTCTAAACCGTAATTTTTAGCCGTTCCAAAATTACCAGGTGTATAATACTGATCCTGTCCCCTGGTCGCATCTGCCTGTATAGTATATTCAATCGGATCTTTGATGTTCTTATAAAACGCACCTGCCAATAACTGATCAGTGTTGTTCGGGAACAATTCATAACGTAAATCAAAGTTATCAGCAATAGCACGTTTCAAATCCGGATTACCACGTTCCTGATATTCTTCAGTCACAGTTTTTGAAGGCACAATCTCATAAAATCCAGGACGGTTCAGAGAGCGGAAATAAGTTGCTCTTAAGTTTTCATTTTTACTCAGGCCATATTTCAGGTTCAGACTTGGAAGCAGGTCTGTATAGACCTGGCTACCAGCCGGATTTGACTCTCCCGCAGGAAATAACAGGTTGTATCCTTGATTGGTATGCTCTACTCTTGCCCCGCCGATTACTTCCAGTTTCGCGATTTTAAAATTGAACATTCCATATCCAGCTGTAGTTTTTTCAGAAGCATCATAAGTCAATGGATTGGCTACTGCCCCTTTTGGATTCTGAACCTCCCAGTTAATGTCTGTATAGTTCATGAAATCAGTTCCGTATAAGCCTGCTCTGTTTAATGGATAAAGGACGTAGTTATTATAGAAACTGCCTCTTTGTTTATCTCTGTAAAGCCCGCCACCTGTAAAATCAACTTTTGTACCTGCAATATCTGCCGTATAAGTAATGTCCAGATAACCCGCTTTGTCTTCATCTGTGTTTCTTGACCATCTGTGATCACTTTCTTTAGCTGTGGTCCGGTTATCCAGAAAATTTCTGCGTGTTCCGTTTAACGTGATCGTTGTTTCATCCGGAATATCATTTTTAGCCGTAGAGTAAACTGCTGACCATTGTACTTTTAATTTCTTCGGAATCAGTATATGTTCACCATGCAAAGTGCTGTTATAAATTTGCTGCTCTGTATATCTTGAACGCGTTGCATAAGAGATCTCTGCGCTCCCTGTTGCTGCATTGTATTCTGAAGTAGAGAAATTTGTTGTGATCTGATCACGTGTCTGTATACTGGTCAGGTTCACATAAGAGTTAACCAGCGACAGTTTATTTCTATCATTAAAATTATAATCTATTTTACCGTGTAATCCGTAACGTTTCTGCTGTTCGCTAAACTGTCTTTCGGCCATAGAAGTAATTCTTGAAAACTTATCTGTTTCTGCAACAGTTGAGTTAAAGAAAGTACTGTTTGTACCACGGTATGTATTCTGATAACTGCCTGCAATTAATACGCCCAGTTTGTTATTTAAAAAGCGTTGTCCAATAGAAATACCACCTACCAGGTTAGGATCTGCCTGTTTTGCTTTGTAATCCACTGTTCCTTTGGAAAAATCGGCTGCTTTAGCTTCATAAGCTCTGCCATTATTTTCATAAGGAGATTTCGAATTGATTGCACCTGCATCAAAAGCAAGAAATTTACGGTCAAAAAGCATCTGGCTGTAACCTGTAGCCAAATTTGCATTCACTTGCAATTTAGAAGGTGCATCTTTCATGACCATATTAACCACACCACCCACGGCATCACCTTCCATATTTGGTGTCAATGACTTATAAACTTCCAAACGCTCCAGTAATTCTGAAGGAAAAATATCCAGAGGTACATATCTGAATTTGTTATCAGGACTTGGTATTTTGATACCATTTACCAAAGTATAGTTATACCTTTTGTCCATTCCGCGAAGAATAGCATATTGCCCGTCTCCATTATTGCTTCTTTCAATGGTTACGCCCGACACCCTTTGTATGGCATTGGCTACCGTTAAATCCGGGGAAATTTCCATTGCCCTTCCAGAAACCACATTCATCACCTGCATAGATTTCTGCTCTATTTTTCTGGCTGTACGTTCTGTAGAACCTTCCTGTTTAGCTGCAATCACAATTTCACTCAGGTCATTGGTATTGTCTTCACTCAGATACACATTAAGCGAAGGATTATGTTCCTTGTCTACTTCAATCTGTTTGGTAAAGCTTTTATAACTGATATAAGAAACCTTAATAGTAAAAGTTCCTGCCTTCACGTGTTTGAACTCGAAAGAACCGTCCAAACCTGTCTGGGTTGTTTGTGTTGTGTTTTCCAGCTTAACCGAAGCACCAATCAAGGCTTCCCCGGTCCGATGGTCGTACACATGTCCTTTAATGTTACCGGCTTTTGCCACCGCTATGCTTAAGAATAAGCAAAGAATCGTTTGTAAAATTAATTTCATTGTTCAAATTGTTTGTTTGTGAGCGTGTTGTTTTTTCGCTGTGACAAAAGTGTGTTATCATTTCTCAGCAGACTAAAAATCACCGTGTACAAAATGTAAACACCGTGAACCGGACTGTATACAAAGCGCATACAGCGTATACACACCTATCATAACCAATTGATTTTCATATAATTAAAAAGAACAAAGCCGCCGTTATCATTCAGTTAGCGTAACATTAAGGAATTGTTAATAGCCGAAATTTGATTTTTGTAGTCAGATCCGATCCCGTTCTTAAGCAAATCAAATTGTCTGAATGAAGGTGCTTAAATTATCTCCCTGACCGATATTCAGTTTTTTTCGCAGCCGGTACCTGGCTACTCTCAGGCTATCCTGAGAAATACCGAAGATTACGGCCATGTCTTTGGAACTCATATTCATTTTTAGCAGGGCGATTAACCGGATATCATTTACAGTCAGTTCTTCGCAATGCGCCTTAAGGTTATCAAAAAATGACTGGTGCAATTGTTCGAATACCTGGGTAAAATCTTTCCACTGCTGGTCATGATTGATATTCTGGTTTAATTGTCTGACCAATTGCTGCAATTGCTTTTTCTGATCCCGTTTATCTTCTTTGATCATCTCATCGAGCTTGGTACGTAAACTATCCAGAAAATTATTATGCTGTATCACTTGTAAAGTATGCGTAGTGAGCTCCCTGCTTTTAAGCTCTAATTGTTCCTGCTGCGCCTGGTTAAGCTGCTCATTTTTTTCTGCGATGGCCTTGTTTTCCCTCAGCTTCAGCCGCTGACGGGAGATCGTCAGTATGCCCATGACAATCAGCAGCAGAATAACCACAACTACTGCTATACTGATAATCAGGTTTACCTTTTTGCTGTTTTCCAAAGCGGCAATTTCATCGTTTTTCTTATCTATATTATAGATGATCTGTAAAAAGGACATTTGCTTATTACTTTCATCAGAATACAGGTGGAGCACATGTTTACGGCTCAGTTCCATATAATAATAGGCACTATCATTTTGTCCGGTCAGGTTATAGGATTTAGCAATATCCCGGTAGGCAGAAGCCTGCTGATATTCATTTTTGGTAGCGATGGACAAACTTAAAGCAGTCCTTGTATATTTCAACCCTTGTTTATAATCACCAGTTTTACGAAAAATATCACCCAGATTATTGATCACTTCAATACTGGAAACTTCGTTGTTTACGGCTTTGTATAATTTCAGAGATGCATCGAAGTAATATTTCGCGGAATCATAACGAACCAGATCTTCGTGAATACTCCCCAGGTTCTCATAGATTTTAGCTTCTCCCTGTTTATATCCTGCCAGCTGGTACTCTTTTAAAGCATGCCGCTGATAATAAAAAGCACTATCATAACGCTGTTCTTTCTCATACAAATGACCAATATGTCCGTAAGTCTCTCCTAATCCTATATGATTATGCGTCATTTTATAAAGCTTCAACGCCTGATCATACTGCTTTCTGGAAGACTTTTTATTGAAGTTCTGCTCATAGACTACTCCCATATCATTCAGATTATCAGCCAGTAAGTCTTGTTCGCTAAGCTGTTTGAATAACTTATCTGCTTGCTGATGGTATTCCAGAGATTGCGCATAATGCCCCTGGGCGTAACATATTTTCCCCATCTGCTGCAAGCACATTCCAATAATCTTCTTGTTATTGTCTATCAGCGCCTGATGATAAAGCTTTTTCAGCTGGATAAATGCAGAATCCGGGAAACGGTTACTCAGCGCTAAAGTATGTTTAAGTTCTTGTTCAGGACCTGATTTTGCCTCAGCTTTGCTCAGATGAAATAAACAGATGAATAGTAAAATCGAGGTTTTAAGATATAATTTGCAATTGACAGCTATCATTGGAGAACAATTAAACAGCCGCTTGATTGGAGATCCGGCCCCTGCAAAGGAAGCCTTCTAGTGTTAATACAATGTTAAGCCAATGGTAATGAATACTGAAATGTTAGGTTTTGTTTAATAACATGATAACATTAATTGTACAAAATAAGAAATAAAAGATTTAAATTTAGGCATAGGTATTGATATACATTCCATACTAAAACTATTTAACACAGATTATATGCTCAGACACACCTATTACGATCAGAACGAAACGAATATGCCGGAAAACAAATTGATCGACTTACAAGAATATTACGAGATTGAATATTGGTCTAAAAGATTTGGTGTAACACCAGAATTATTAAAGCGCGCAGTAAAAGAATCAGACAGTGCTGTCGCTGACGAAGTAGAAAAATATATCAGAACTAAATACGCTTAATAAAAAGGCGCTCCATTACATTAAAGGAGAAAACAGACGACTTAACTTTTCAGGAAACTGTTTATATAAAGGTCTTTTTTCCCACTCTTCAGGATTAATCTGTATCGCATCTTTCAGATCCTGATAGAATATTTTTGTCATTTCCTGAGCGGTATGACTATCGTAAATGACACTGTTCACCTCAAAGTTCAGTTCGAAACTTCTATTGTCCATATTGGCGGTTCCAATTACAGATAATTGCTGATCTGACACCATTGTTTTCGCATGGATAAAACCTTTCTGATATTCATAAATCTCTACCCCTGCGCTCATCAGATCGCCATAATAAGACTTCCCTGCGGCAGAAACCATTCTTGAATCCGATACTCCGGGAACCAATAAAACTACTTTTACGCCACTCAGTGCCGCCACAACAAGTGCATCCAGTAAACTTTCGCCCGGAATAAAATAAGGTGTCGTGATTAAAATTTCTTTCTCTGCCATCCCTATCGCCTGTATTAATGAAAACAGAATGGTAGGATTGTCTGAGTCAGGTCCGCTTGCAGCAATCTGCATCACCGCATTTTCACCGTTTTCCTGGGAGGCCGAGAAGAAATCTTTTTGCGGAACAAGTTCTTCATCTGCACAAAAATTCCAGTCACAGATAAACAGGTACTGGAGATAATAGATCCCTGGACCTGTTATTTTTAAATGCGTATCCCTCCAATAAAGCTGATTTGGGCGTTTTGGACTATTGATATAACGGTCACTGACATTAATTCCGCCCGTAAATGCAATATTTCCGTCAATGACAATGATTTTGCGGTGATTTCTGTAATTAATCCGGTTGGCTAGTGCAATAAACAAGATCTTATAAAATGGATAGGCCTGTACTCCCGCATCAATCAATTCGGGAACAACCTTTTTACGGATGCTGCTGCTGCCAAAATCGTCATAGATTAAACGTACCTGCACTCCTGCCCTTGATTTCTCCATTAAAATATCTTTGATCGCATTGCCTATTTCATCATCTTCATAAATATAATATTCAATATGGATGTGATGTTTTGCCTGTTTTAAAGCTTCCAGTACCGCAGGAAATTTCTCTTCCCCATTTTTTAAGATCTCCACTTTATTATTTCCGGTCAGGTTACTCAATCCATCATTCAAAAGGAGTTTAACCAATTTCTGATATTTCAGGAGTTCAACAGGCACGCTGTTCCATGTCTTTTCAGATTCTTTTAAAATCTGCTTTTCAATGTGACGTTGCATCAGTTCATTCTTAACGATCTTTTTGCTGTATAGTTTTCGCTTGCGGTAATTGGTTCCCACGCAGAAATAGATGATAATCCCCAATACTGGAAAAAAAACAGTTAGCATCAGGTAAGCCAGGGTTTTACTGGTTGAATTGGTATCATAAATAATGCGCAGACAGGTTGCGATAACAACCAGAGTATAAACAATTTCCAATAAGAGTATCCAGCTGATTTCTTGCATATTATTTTAAAAAGATAGCGTAAAGCATATTCCCCAAATGTAACCAAAGATTTAATTCTGCTGTCCACAGATTTACATTTTAAGGTGGACAAAAATAAATAGTAGTCATTCAGTATCAACAGATTGAGTATTTGGCTATTTCATCTGAAAAAAGCAAACCTTGGCATAAAATTGGTGGTATAATTTTCAATTAACGAAACTCATAACCAATGAATAAGAAAATTTTAATATTTGATGACGATCAGGAGGTACTTACTGCAATGGAGTCATTACTTGATTTTGTAGATTGGGATTTAATTACCTTTTCAACCGGCCAGGATGCCCTAAAGAAAATTGAAAGGGAAAGCCCTGATTTAATTCTGATGGATGTCGAATTAGATGGATTTGATGGCAGGGAAATTTGCAGGTCAATCAAAGAAAACCAGGCACTGCAACATATCCCTATCATCCTTATTTCAGGGCAGCTCCGTCCCGAAATGATCATAGATACGGAGTTTGGCCCGGACGATTTTTTACCAAAACCATTTAATATTGGTGATCTGATTGATAAAGTCTATTTTCAGCTGGCTTCTTAAATTTACAATGCGTCCAGCGCTTTTAAAATTGTGGAGCAGGCTTTCCTGATCTCTTCTTCAGTGATAATTAATGGAGGAGCAACCCTTAAGGCTGTTTCACAATGTAAAAACCAGTCTATAATAATACCATCAGCGGCACAAAGCTGGCTTACTTTTTCTACTTGCTCAAAACTGTCCAGTTGAATACTCATCATTAATCCCTTACCCCTAACCTCACGGATGAGCTGGTGAACGAGTAATGTTTTAAATAATTCCCCTTTTGCAGCTACACCAGCTACCAGATTTTCTTCCAGGATAACTTCCAGACTTGCCAGACCGGCTACGCTCGATACCGGATGTCCGCCAAAAGTAGTAATATGCCCAAGAATAGGATTTTCTTTGAGCACCCCCATCACTTCCCTGTTAGCGATAAATGCCCCAATTGGCATTCCGCCTCCCAATGCTTTGGCCAGCAGCAGGATGTCTGGTACAATATCATAATGTTCAAAAGCGAAGAGTTTTCCTGTACGGCCAAACGCGGCTTGTATTTCATCCAGAATAAGTAGAGTACCAGTCGCAGTACATTTATTCCTTAGTTTTTGCATATAAGTTTTAGAAGCTACCCTGATTCCTGCCTCTCCCTGTACCGTCTCCATAATCACACAGGCTGTATTTTTAGTGATCAGCTCCAGGTCTTCTTCTTTGCCATAGGTTATAAAACGAACATCAGGCAGCAAAGGACGGTATTTCTGTTTAAAGTGTTCATTGCCCATTACGCTTAAAGCACCGTGTGTACTGCCATGATAGGCATGATGACAGGAAATAATTTCGGACCTTCCAGTATAACGCTTCGCTAATTTTAGCGCTCCTTCTGTGGCTTCCGTTCCCGAATTGACAAAGTATACGTTATTCAGCTTTGAAGGCAGCACACTGATCAGTTTTTCTGCAAACCTGACCATCGGAGATTGTACAAATTCACCATAAACAGTAAGGTGAAGGTATTTATCCAGTTGTGCTCTGATCGCATCCAGTACTTTTGGATTTCTATGTCCAATATTGCTGACTGCAAATCCAGAAACAAGATCCATATAACTTTTCCCGTTTAAATCATACAAATACATTCCCTCTGCATGGTCAACTTCAAGCATATTCGGACTGGTAGATGTTTGGGCGTTATTACGTAAAAAAAGTTCTTTGTGACTGATCATTGGATTTTCTGAATTTTGCGGTAAAACTACTTATAATTTAAACAGGCTCTAAGGAAAAGAAGATCTTTTCCTTGTAAAAATCGGTAAGGCGTTTAGAATTTCAGGCTAAATATATGGTGCTCTGCCTGGTAGCTGTAACTCAGCTTATACTGATAAAGATTGCAGATTTGACTGGTAATGGCTAGTCCCAGCCCGGTCCCTTCAGAAGAAGCATCTTTATAAAACCTTTCAAACACACTATGACCATTCAGTGCTTTTTGTGATCCGGTATTGGAGATGGTAAGCAACCCGGTTTGCAGCGCTATTTTTATTTTTCCATGCTGCTTGTTATGCCTGATGGCATTGTTGATCAGGTTATTCAGCAGAATATCTGCCAGATATTTACTCATATGTAACTGCTGGGGCTCCAGGTACTTTTCCACTTCAATCTCATTGGCAATAAATAGTTCATTGAATTGGCGAAGCTTTTGCGCCAGTAAAACATCCAGTGCTATATCTTCCTCATCCTTAATCAGGTTATTCTCAATTTTGGCCAGTAATAACAACGATTGATTGAGCCGGGATAATTTATTGACCGCCAGATAAACATCCTCGATCAATTCTCCCTGTTTATCTGTTAACGATTCTGTTTGGATCAGTGTATCAAGTTTAGAGTTAATGACTGCTAAAGGGGTCATCATTTCATGCGAAGCATTATCGGTAAAACTTTTCAGTTCTTTGTAGTCTTGTCTGACCCTGGAAGACATAGAAATCACGGATTGATTTAATTCCTGAAATTCATCAATCTGAGTATGCTGCACTGAAAACTCATTTTTATCAGCCAGATTAAAGGCTTTGAGTTGTTTAAGCATCTCATAAAATGGACGCCACAAGCTACTGAGGACAAATCGATTAACTACTGTCAAACTAATCAGTAACAATACAATTATCCCGAGGGTAATCAGAAAAATAAGCCTTACCAGATCTTCTGCTTCCAGACTGGATTTGGTGATAGTGACTGCGTAATCTTTTTCACCAAGTTTAACCGATGTATTCAGGCTGCGTCCTGGTTCTGTTTCTTTTTCCTCCGGATTATAGTACCAGGTATTACTAAAGCCCCTGTCTGTGGTATCCCCTTTTTTTAATTCATGATAGGTTACCTTCTGATCTTTAAAGTCACTGGGCAAAGGCAGTTTATGATATTCACGGACACTGGCCAGAATTTCTTCTTCTTCAATTTTAAGGTCGTTGTCCAGCTTATTGGTTAAGATATAGTGGATAGCAAAATAATAAATAGCCCCGCTTAACACCAATATGATGAGTGAAGTGAAGAGATTTACCCTGTTATATTTTTGTGCTAATCTCATCCTTCTTTTGATATGACTCTTATTAGCTGCTAAATTTGTAGCCTACGCCATACATAGATTTAATGTAGTCATTACATCCCGCTTCCACCAGCTTTTTTCTCAGATTCTTAATATGTGTATAGATAAAGTCAAAGTGATCAGAAAGATCAATTTCATCACCCCAAAGATGTTCTGCAAGCGCACTTTTAGTAATTACTTTCCGTTGATTGGCAATAAAATAGACCAGCAGGTCATATTCTTTTTTGGTCAGATTGATATTGGTTTCGCCTACTGTTGTCCGCATGGCCAGGGTATCAATATTGATTTCGTGGAAAACAATCAGGTTATTTCCATCAAAACTTTTCCTTCTTACAATAGCTGATACTCTTGCTTTTAGCTCAGACAAATGAAAGGGTTTAACGAGGTAATCATCAGCACCCAAATTAAGTCCGGACAGTTTATCATCCAGAGAATGCCTTGCTGAAATAATCAGTACCCCATCTGTTTTATGCATTTGCTTCAGCTTGCGTAAAAGCTCCATTCCATCGCCATCCGGCAAAGTAAGGTCAAGCACAATACAGTCGTAATTATAAATATTTATTTTAGTTAATGCTGCCGCGTAATCCTCTGCTGTTTCACAAATGTTCCCTTCTTCAGTGAAATATGCAATGATGCTGTCCCTCAGGGCTGTTTCATCTTCTACTAAGAGGATTTTCATGGTGCAGGTTCCTCATGGATATCAACAGGTCTGATAATCATCCTTAAAGACTGATCTTTGGAAAAGTAAGCTACAGTCCAGTTGTAGAAAGTCCTGAACCTGTTACGGTAAGAAATTAATGACATCAGGTGAATAAATAACCACGCAAGCCACGCTATAAATCCGTTCAGGTGAATCCTTGGTTTTGGTAAATCTACTACTGCCTTATTGCTTCCTATAATTGCCATGCTTCCCCTGTCTTTATAAATGAAACTGCGCGGCACTTTTTGTTCTGCAATACGGATAAAATTCGAAGCCAGGTTTCTACCCTGCTGAATTGCAACTTGTGCAACCTGCGGGTGACCTTCCGGATAACCAGGATCACCGGATTGCATAGCGGTATCACCAATGGCATAAATATTTTCCAGTCCCTGTACTTTATGGAAGCCGTCAACGGTCATTCTTTTTCCACGTCCATAACTCGTCGCAGGGATTCCTTTAAAACTCATTGCACTGACACCCGCTGCCCAGATCAGGTTCTTGGTGGCAATTTCCGTTCCGTCAGAAAGGATCACTTTATCATTCACGAAATCGTTTACATGGCTGTTCAGCAAGATCTTCACCCCTAATTTAGTCAGAGATTCGTAAGTGTTCACCTGAGATTTTGTACTCATGGGCTTCAGCAAAGCTGCCCCGCCATCAACAAGGTAGATCTGAGCACCTGTATTTTTCAATTCAGGATAATCTTTATGCATGATATTATGGCGCATCTCTGCGAACATTCCTGAAATCTCCACTCCTGTAGGCCCGCCACCAGCAATAACAATAGTCAGGCTTTTTGCAATCTCTGCTCTGTCTTTGGTGATCGTAGCTTCTTCGAAATGCGTGAGTAACTTATTACGCATTTGTATCGCATCACTCAGTGTTTTCATTGGAATGGCGTTTTTCTTCACGTTCTCCATCCCAAAATAGTTCGTCTCTGCACCAGTTGCAAATACGAGTTCATCATATTCAATAGTCCCGTTGCTCAATACAAGCTGACGGGATTCGGGAATTACCTGAAGTAACTCGCCCAATCTGAAATGTAAGTTGCTTTTATTTCTGAATAGTTTACGGATCGGATAACTGATACTGGAAGGTTCCAGAAATGCCGTAGCCACCTGGTAAATCAATGGTGGGAAGAAATTATAATTGTTTTTATCTACCAGGGTAACTTGATAGTGTTTCTTTTTTCCAAGTTCCAGGGCTAAGTTAATGCCTGCAAACCCTCCGCCTATAATAACTATTCGTTTCTGCATAATTTATATTTTAACTATCAGCGCCGGGAACACCTGGTGATAGTCTCTGACTAATGACAGTTAAAAGTAAATAATGTTTTGAAACCTGAATGTAAAAATTATTATAGTTAAGCTGGCAGGCTGATTTTACCCATAGTCACGCCTGGTATTCCACGGCGATGGCCAAAATCAGTTTGTCCGCCTGCTACACACTCATTCGCGAGTAACGCAAAAAGCACTGCTTCTTTAGCATCCGGATCTATCCCTAAATCAGCAGTATCATTCACTGAAAATCCTAATCCTTCGCTGATCTGCTGCACCAAAAGCGGATTGTGCATTCCACCTCCGCTTAAATAAACTTTAAACGGCTGCGCACCAATAGCCTGTTTGATCGCAGTAACGATACTGATCGCGGTAAATTCACAAAGTGAGGCTAAGGTATCTTCTTTGGAAAGCATGAGCTGTCCGGTGGCTTCTTTTGCGTTTTCCAGATAAGACAAATTGAATAATTCAGGCCCTGTAGTGCGCGGAAAAGGTTGTTCAAAAAATGGATGAGCTAATAGGGCTTTAACAAGTTCAGGGTTCGGAATTCCGGCTTTTGCTATTGCTGCATCCTGATCATAATATTTACCCGGATAATTGAGTTGTACAAATTGATCCATTAAGGTATTACCGGGGCCAACATCTGTAGAAAATACGAGATCAGGATTTCTGCCTCCGGGCAGATAAGTAAAATTCGATATGCCGCCAATATTTAATAATATCCTGTTTTCAACCGGACTGGAAAGCAATAAGTAATCTCCATAAACGGCCAATGGTGCACCTTCTCCACCAGCAGCCACATGTTTCTGTCTAAAGTCGCTCAGTGTGATTATCCCTGTTTGTACGGCAATATGATCGCCATCCCCTATTTGCAGTGTAGCATTGGGGTAAGAGTCCAGCTGATGCAGGGAAACAGGTGCATGAAAGATGGTCTGTCCATGGCTCGCTATCAAATCAACGGAGGCAGCCGGGTATCCCCATTCCTTTAAAGCTTCTAAAACCAGCTGCGCAGAATAACTTCCGATAACTGCATTTAACAAAGTAACTTTCTGCAATTCTACCTGTGTTTTGAAGGAAATCGCTTTCAATTCTTCTTTAAACTGCTGACTATAAGGCATTGTAATAAAATGCAGCACCTTGACTTTAGTTTCCAGTCCTGATCCGGTGAATTCACATAAAGCAATGTCTAAACCATCCAAAGAGGTTCCGGACATTAATCCGGCAATTATTCTGGAAGGGGCTGCGGCTATTCTGGCTAAATCAGAGAGGTGGACATTCATATTTCTATTGAGGGATGCTTTTTAAAAGATCGAGTGATAGTCCCTGGAAATTATCACCAAAATGATGATCACCCGGAACCAGTTCTGTTTTCAAACCTGCTTTGATAAATTTTGAGGCGATACCACCGCCTTCTTCTGTTCCAAAAAAACTGATTACAGGTACGTTTTTGATCTTTTTCATCTCAGCCTGCACATTATACGTTTCTGTAGTACTGCCAAAACTAAGCATATCCAATACATGAATTTCAAAGTCGGCAGTGACATCCGGCGATAAAGAAAGTACAGCCGAAAGACGTGATTTCAAAGCAGGGTCTAACCGGTCGGCAACAAAAGGAACAACTGATGCACCAAAGGAATAACCCGCCAATACAAATTTCTCTTTGTTAAACTGAGCAGTATAATGCAGGATGGCCTTGCTCAGATCTGAGGTGGTTTTCTCAGGTGTGCGGG
The sequence above is drawn from the Pedobacter cryoconitis genome and encodes:
- a CDS encoding sensor histidine kinase, encoding MRLAQKYNRVNLFTSLIILVLSGAIYYFAIHYILTNKLDNDLKIEEEEILASVREYHKLPLPSDFKDQKVTYHELKKGDTTDRGFSNTWYYNPEEKETEPGRSLNTSVKLGEKDYAVTITKSSLEAEDLVRLIFLITLGIIVLLLISLTVVNRFVLSSLWRPFYEMLKQLKAFNLADKNEFSVQHTQIDEFQELNQSVISMSSRVRQDYKELKSFTDNASHEMMTPLAVINSKLDTLIQTESLTDKQGELIEDVYLAVNKLSRLNQSLLLLAKIENNLIKDEEDIALDVLLAQKLRQFNELFIANEIEVEKYLEPQQLHMSKYLADILLNNLINNAIRHNKQHGKIKIALQTGLLTISNTGSQKALNGHSVFERFYKDASSEGTGLGLAITSQICNLYQYKLSYSYQAEHHIFSLKF
- a CDS encoding response regulator transcription factor, translating into MKILLVEDETALRDSIIAYFTEEGNICETAEDYAAALTKINIYNYDCIVLDLTLPDGDGMELLRKLKQMHKTDGVLIISARHSLDDKLSGLNLGADDYLVKPFHLSELKARVSAIVRRKSFDGNNLIVFHEINIDTLAMRTTVGETNINLTKKEYDLLVYFIANQRKVITKSALAEHLWGDEIDLSDHFDFIYTHIKNLRKKLVEAGCNDYIKSMYGVGYKFSS
- a CDS encoding NAD(P)/FAD-dependent oxidoreductase — protein: MQKRIVIIGGGFAGINLALELGKKKHYQVTLVDKNNYNFFPPLIYQVATAFLEPSSISYPIRKLFRNKSNLHFRLGELLQVIPESRQLVLSNGTIEYDELVFATGAETNYFGMENVKKNAIPMKTLSDAIQMRNKLLTHFEEATITKDRAEIAKSLTIVIAGGGPTGVEISGMFAEMRHNIMHKDYPELKNTGAQIYLVDGGAALLKPMSTKSQVNTYESLTKLGVKILLNSHVNDFVNDKVILSDGTEIATKNLIWAAGVSAMSFKGIPATSYGRGKRMTVDGFHKVQGLENIYAIGDTAMQSGDPGYPEGHPQVAQVAIQQGRNLASNFIRIAEQKVPRSFIYKDRGSMAIIGSNKAVVDLPKPRIHLNGFIAWLAWLFIHLMSLISYRNRFRTFYNWTVAYFSKDQSLRMIIRPVDIHEEPAP
- a CDS encoding anhydro-N-acetylmuramic acid kinase, whose protein sequence is MNVHLSDLARIAAAPSRIIAGLMSGTSLDGLDIALCEFTGSGLETKVKVLHFITMPYSQQFKEELKAISFKTQVELQKVTLLNAVIGSYSAQLVLEALKEWGYPAASVDLIASHGQTIFHAPVSLHQLDSYPNATLQIGDGDHIAVQTGIITLSDFRQKHVAAGGEGAPLAVYGDYLLLSSPVENRILLNIGGISNFTYLPGGRNPDLVFSTDVGPGNTLMDQFVQLNYPGKYYDQDAAIAKAGIPNPELVKALLAHPFFEQPFPRTTGPELFNLSYLENAKEATGQLMLSKEDTLASLCEFTAISIVTAIKQAIGAQPFKVYLSGGGMHNPLLVQQISEGLGFSVNDTADLGIDPDAKEAVLFALLANECVAGGQTDFGHRRGIPGVTMGKISLPA